CAATCAGCACTGTCAGCAATCAGTTTTACTAAATGGGTGTGAACTGAACAAGGTTGCCACTTTACCCATTTGAGATGTCGCCAGAACCGGAAAAAGCTGGCCATTACCATTGACTTAAGGAAAGCATACTTTCTTTCTAATTTACAAGGATTCTGAAACAGTGGTTCAAAATAAATTAGCTCAAGATTGATTTAAGATTATTGTAGCTCTTAATATTATCGGACATGAAAGATAATCCTTCACAGACTAAACCTGAATATTCTGCTTTTCATCGCTATTGGATGTTTGATCCAGAGGTAACTTTTCTGAATCATGGTGCTTTTGGTGCTTGTCCGATTCCAATTTTAGACGCTCAATATCAATTTCGACAACAACTTGAACAGCAACCTTTCCATTTTTTTGTCCGAGAATATGAAACTTTACTCGATCAGGCTAGACAACAGTTAGCTGATTTTGTAGGGGCAAATCCTGAAGATTTGGTCTTTGTTCCGAATGCGACAACAGGGATCAATACGGTTTTGCGATCGCTTTCTTTTTCAGAACAAGATGAACTCCTCACCACCAATCATGAATATAATGCCTGTCGCAATGTCTTAGATTTTGTTGCAACTCGCACAGGAGCTAAAATTATTATAGCAGATATTCCTTTTTTTATCACTTCATCTCAACAAATTATTGAAGCAGTCATGGCAAAGGTTTCTCCTCGTACAAAATTAGTATTAATTGATCACATTACGAGCCAAACGGGGTTAATTTTTCCGATTCAACAGATTATTCAACAATTAAATCATTTAGGAATAGATACTCTAATCGATGGAGCCCATGCACCCGGAATGTTAGCTTTAAATTTACAAGAAATTAAGGCAACTTACTATACGGGAAATTGCCATAAATGGTTATCTGCACCCAAAGGAGCGGCGTTTTTAGCAGTACAACAAGATAAACAAGCGTTGATTCGTCCCCTTACTATTAGTCATGGAGCTAATTCTACCCGTAGCGATCTCTCTCGATTTTTATTAGAATTTGACTGGACAGGAACCCCTGATCCGAGTGCTTATTTATCGATTCCTAAAGCAATTAATTTTATGGGTTCTCTTTTACCCGGAGGATGGTCAGAATTAATCAAAACCAATCATAATTTAGCGGTAAATGCTCGAAAATTATTAGCAGAAAAGTTAGATATTCCTTTACCTTGTCCTGATCATCTAATCGGTTCAATGGCGGTTTTACCATTAGGAAAAAGATGGCAAGGGTTCTCCGATTTGAATCAAAAA
The sequence above is a segment of the Planktothrix tepida PCC 9214 genome. Coding sequences within it:
- a CDS encoding aminotransferase class V-fold PLP-dependent enzyme, translating into MKDNPSQTKPEYSAFHRYWMFDPEVTFLNHGAFGACPIPILDAQYQFRQQLEQQPFHFFVREYETLLDQARQQLADFVGANPEDLVFVPNATTGINTVLRSLSFSEQDELLTTNHEYNACRNVLDFVATRTGAKIIIADIPFFITSSQQIIEAVMAKVSPRTKLVLIDHITSQTGLIFPIQQIIQQLNHLGIDTLIDGAHAPGMLALNLQEIKATYYTGNCHKWLSAPKGAAFLAVQQDKQALIRPLTISHGANSTRSDLSRFLLEFDWTGTPDPSAYLSIPKAINFMGSLLPGGWSELIKTNHNLAVNARKLLAEKLDIPLPCPDHLIGSMAVLPLGKRWQGFSDLNQKLWKEHQIEVPIMPWDDDNQPLIRISAQIYNHLSQYEYLAEVLLN